The DNA window CAAATAAGGTTGTCTCTGAATGGGGAGAATTTATGGGTGATCCAGTGATAACTACAATGTTAGACAGGTTGGTGCACAAATGTGAGATATTTGCTATGGACGGTGACAGTTACAGGCTTGCTCATCGGGAATCATGGCTCAATAATAACTGGTCTTTTCTGACATCTTCGGTTATCATTGTTTTTTTGATAGCGTCTTATCAAAAATATTATTGCTAAATGCGATTCAAATATGACTCGATTTGGTGGAGGGCATCCAGGGCGGCATAGATTGAGAAACATTATAACTTGCGGCCATGCCAATATCAGTTACTACCTTTTTAAATTTACTTCTCAGTTTTGTCCAATCTTTATCTGGATAAAGACTTTTTATGGCTAAATATGGAGAACAATTAAACTCTTTATATAGTAGAAAACTCAATAAGCATATTCCATCCTACCATCAGCAACAGCGTTTTCCATCATATTAGACCTGATTTTCTCCCACGACTTTACCTTTTGCATTTCATTTCATCCCATCAAACGATGAAAACAAATATTTATTGGGAAGGCTATCTTTTCATTTCACATAATTCTGGTAATTTGGTGGTAATGGACAACTTTCGATATGTTCAAATTTTTCAACTATCGGTTCACTGCCATACTTTATCGTTATCTTAATGGTCACGACCCACGCTAGCGTGTGTTCCTTCATAGCAATAGCTAATACTCCGATGAATCCAGAAAATTCATATCATGATCATAAGAAAAACAATAGTAGGGTTATATAGTTTAAATAATTAGTTATAATAAAATGTATATAAAAAGTATTTATAAAGGTGGTTCATAGATGAACACATACTACGTTGATCTACATGCCCATATTGGACGATCTTCAAAAGGTAAAGAAATAAAAAAGGCTACAGCAAATAATTTAACTTTTGAGAATATTGTATATGAATCATATAGAAAGGGTATAGACATTATAGGAGTCGTTGACTGCATAAATCCCTACGTTTTAGAGGATATTGATGACTTGATTTATAGAGCTGAACTAGTTGAAAAGGATGAGGGGGGCATGGCGTACAGAGGAAAACAGACCATTATACTAGGCGCTGAGATTGAAACGCATGAGAAACATGGTTGTAGCGCACACTCTTTATGTTTTTTTTCGACATTAAAGCAAATAAAGGAATTTTCAAATGAGATGAGCGAGCATGTAAAAAATTTAAGGGTTTCTAGTTTAATGAGTAGGTTAACTGGACAGGATCTATTCAACATTGTAGACCAACTAGAAGGTATATATATCCCGGCACATGCTTTTACACCACATAAGGGCTTCTATGGCAACTGTTGTGATTCGTTGCATGATATATTCAATGCTCAATCTTTCGAAAAAATGCCGGCTATAGAACTTGGGATTAGTGCAGATTCTATGATGGCAAGCCAGCTAAGTGAATTAGATGGAAAATCATTTATAAGTAATTCTGATGCCCACTCCTTGTCGAAGATTGGAAGGGAATATAATATATTTGAAATGGAAAACTCAACATTTGAGGAGCTTATTAAAGCTTTAAGGAGTAAAAACGGAAGAAGAGTAAAAGCAAATTACGGACTAGACCCTAAGCTGGGGAAATATCATAGGTCATACTGTCAAACTTGTGATGTAGTTATTGAGGGTAAGCCTCCTGTGATTAAATGTCCTATTTCAGATAAGCATCAAGTAGTAATAGGAGTGAAAGACCGACTCGAAATGATAAAGGATCGTTATAATCCTAAAATGGATGGTAGAGCGATGTATAACTATCAGATACCATTAGAGTTTATACCTAAGGTCGGACCAAAGACTATTGACAAGCTAGTGAACCATTTCGGAAGTGAAATGAAAGTGCTTCACGATGCAAGTTATGATGATCTTTCAAAAGTAGTGAATGATGAGATAGCAAAAAATATTGTACTTGGAAGAGAGGGTAAACTTGGTATTGAAGTTGGGGGCGGAGGAATTTACGGAAGGATAGAACGTTGATAACTAAATCAATCGATCTATAATGGATTAAGAACTTTACAAACATAAAAGTGCGTAAGTGCTTCAAAAGATGACGTCTAGCTATATCACGATCATTGCGATAAGCTAATGGTGTCATTTTTTGAAGCACTTTTTATGTTTATGATTC is part of the Acetivibrio cellulolyticus CD2 genome and encodes:
- a CDS encoding ATP-binding protein yields the protein MYQQTSIILTSNKVVSEWGEFMGDPVITTMLDRLVHKCEIFAMDGDSYRLAHRESWLNNNWSFLTSSVIIVFLIASYQKYYC
- a CDS encoding endonuclease Q family protein, with the translated sequence MNTYYVDLHAHIGRSSKGKEIKKATANNLTFENIVYESYRKGIDIIGVVDCINPYVLEDIDDLIYRAELVEKDEGGMAYRGKQTIILGAEIETHEKHGCSAHSLCFFSTLKQIKEFSNEMSEHVKNLRVSSLMSRLTGQDLFNIVDQLEGIYIPAHAFTPHKGFYGNCCDSLHDIFNAQSFEKMPAIELGISADSMMASQLSELDGKSFISNSDAHSLSKIGREYNIFEMENSTFEELIKALRSKNGRRVKANYGLDPKLGKYHRSYCQTCDVVIEGKPPVIKCPISDKHQVVIGVKDRLEMIKDRYNPKMDGRAMYNYQIPLEFIPKVGPKTIDKLVNHFGSEMKVLHDASYDDLSKVVNDEIAKNIVLGREGKLGIEVGGGGIYGRIER